Proteins from a genomic interval of Prevotella sp. E13-27:
- a CDS encoding SDR family oxidoreductase, whose translation MDFKDKVVVITGGAQGIGRCIAEEFEKLGATVCVIDKQQGDHFVGNLADKQVLEQFAKEVIAQHGHVDYLINNALPLMKGINECSYEEFQYALSVGVTAPFYLTKLFAPHFAKGAAIVNISSSRDRMSQPQTESYTAAKGGIAALTHALAVSLAGKVRVNSISPGWIDTAYTVYEGSDAIQQPAGRVGNPLDIANMVLFLCSDKAGFITGENICIDGGMTRQMIYHGDNGWTLN comes from the coding sequence ATGGATTTCAAGGATAAAGTAGTCGTCATAACAGGTGGTGCGCAAGGTATCGGAAGATGTATAGCAGAAGAATTCGAGAAACTTGGAGCTACTGTTTGCGTAATCGATAAACAGCAGGGTGACCACTTCGTGGGTAACCTTGCTGACAAACAGGTGCTGGAGCAGTTTGCCAAGGAAGTGATTGCCCAGCATGGGCATGTGGATTATCTCATCAACAATGCCTTGCCACTGATGAAGGGCATAAACGAATGCAGTTATGAGGAGTTTCAATATGCCCTGAGCGTGGGGGTGACAGCTCCGTTCTATCTCACAAAGCTCTTTGCTCCACATTTCGCCAAAGGAGCGGCCATCGTCAATATATCTTCTTCACGTGACCGTATGAGTCAGCCCCAGACGGAAAGCTATACGGCAGCAAAGGGAGGCATTGCAGCTCTGACTCACGCCTTGGCAGTCAGTCTTGCTGGAAAGGTGCGAGTAAACAGTATATCGCCTGGGTGGATTGACACGGCCTACACCGTCTATGAAGGTTCCGATGCCATTCAACAACCGGCAGGACGTGTTGGAAATCCATTGGATATAGCTAATATGGTGCTCTTTCTCTGCTCTGACAAGGCAGGATTCATCACGGGCGAGAACATCTGTATTGATGGCGGCATGACTAGACAGATGATATATCATGGCGATAACGGTTGGACATTAAATTGA
- a CDS encoding winged helix DNA-binding domain-containing protein, with amino-acid sequence MNPVAIRLLNQQLIAPQFSTPTEVVSYMGAMQAQEYRMMRWAVAMRTRKPSFKAFKKAFDEGLIIRLHLMRGTWQLVSAEDYWSMIDLFAPKAIAVTKGWMSSNRITIPDEELMRVRDILVRTAAGKRSVTKDDFVLALAEKGLKMDDHRLSYHIRMAEMAGILCSGDLLPLKATYALTSDKIKSSAKMDRDEALAYFTHKYFQSRQPATLEDFVWWSGLNISDCRKGIALLGNGIHMEKWKGRELYLTEECRIRGFRKGKFLLIPPYDEYLISYKGGAQKLPSVSGRGTRDIVLPPEHRHRAHNNNGIFQPIIAYDGTVCGNWSPFKENLQASFFEENFEFVDVSEAWQSYSSYRNK; translated from the coding sequence ATGAATCCTGTTGCCATCAGACTTCTCAACCAGCAGCTCATCGCTCCACAGTTCAGTACACCTACTGAGGTGGTCAGCTACATGGGTGCCATGCAGGCACAGGAGTATCGTATGATGCGCTGGGCTGTGGCAATGCGCACGCGCAAACCTTCATTCAAGGCTTTCAAGAAAGCTTTTGATGAGGGACTGATTATCCGTCTGCACCTGATGAGAGGCACTTGGCAGTTGGTATCTGCTGAAGATTACTGGTCTATGATAGACCTATTTGCTCCAAAAGCAATTGCCGTCACGAAGGGATGGATGAGCAGCAATAGAATAACCATACCCGATGAAGAACTGATGCGTGTCAGAGATATTCTCGTTCGGACAGCAGCAGGCAAAAGGAGTGTGACAAAAGATGATTTCGTTCTGGCGTTGGCAGAAAAAGGTTTGAAGATGGACGACCATCGCCTGTCTTATCATATCCGCATGGCAGAAATGGCAGGCATCCTTTGTAGTGGAGATTTGTTACCGCTCAAAGCCACCTACGCGCTAACATCAGATAAGATAAAGTCATCCGCAAAGATGGACAGAGACGAGGCGTTGGCTTACTTTACTCATAAGTACTTCCAGAGTCGCCAACCAGCTACACTGGAGGATTTTGTATGGTGGTCAGGACTCAACATCAGCGACTGTAGAAAAGGCATTGCACTCCTTGGCAACGGCATTCACATGGAGAAGTGGAAAGGCAGGGAGTTATATCTGACCGAAGAATGCCGCATAAGGGGATTCCGAAAAGGCAAGTTCCTCCTGATTCCTCCATACGATGAATACCTCATCAGTTATAAGGGAGGGGCCCAGAAACTACCGAGTGTTTCTGGGAGGGGCACCCGTGACATCGTACTGCCTCCAGAACACAGGCATCGTGCCCATAATAATAACGGAATTTTTCAGCCAATAATAGCTTACGACGGAACGGTATGTGGTAATTGGTCACCTTTTAAAGAGAACTTACAAGCATCCTTCTTTGAAGAAAACTTTGAATTTGTTGATGTAAGTGAAGCTTGGCAATCATACAGTAGTTATCGGAATAAATAA
- a CDS encoding MmcQ/YjbR family DNA-binding protein, translated as MNIEDYREYCLSLGEDIEEKLPFQKFKNGEGVLVFYVMGHMFSFFDCNDFSVISLKCQPERIEDLKAQYKCIGNPYNESPKHWIGINPLTAPDDLLKELTRNSFEIVKIKYASKREQKQTRLDSAEREHIQPKVKYTKTKKI; from the coding sequence ATGAACATAGAAGACTATCGCGAGTATTGCCTGTCATTAGGCGAAGACATTGAAGAAAAACTTCCTTTCCAGAAGTTCAAGAACGGAGAGGGGGTATTGGTGTTCTACGTGATGGGACATATGTTCTCATTCTTCGATTGCAATGACTTCTCTGTCATATCACTGAAATGCCAGCCTGAGCGCATCGAAGACCTGAAGGCACAATACAAGTGCATCGGCAATCCGTATAACGAATCGCCCAAGCATTGGATAGGCATCAACCCCTTGACTGCCCCTGATGACCTGCTAAAGGAACTGACCCGAAACTCTTTTGAGATTGTAAAGATTAAATATGCGAGTAAGCGAGAGCAGAAACAAACTCGTTTGGATTCTGCCGAGCGTGAGCATATTCAACCGAAGGTTAAATATACGAAAACGAAGAAGATATAA
- a CDS encoding flavodoxin family protein: MKALFINGSPRKNGNTAQLLKRAMDGARESGAEVELVNLYDRNLNYKGCMSCFACKLKGGKKGVCSFKDDLQPILQKAVEADVLVCGSPNYCGYPSAALRAFMERMEFPAVNYSDYSKPVILKRICSATIYTMNCPNEEVYRQMIYHILMDASAQQLGVFGPTKVLCSYDTYQFPNYDRYDAATFSEVHKEEVRDTQFPIDLEKAFELGKRLVAKAKE, encoded by the coding sequence ATGAAAGCATTATTTATCAACGGAAGTCCGCGTAAGAACGGCAACACGGCACAGCTGCTGAAGCGTGCCATGGATGGTGCCAGAGAGTCTGGTGCTGAGGTGGAACTGGTGAACCTCTACGACCGCAACCTGAACTACAAAGGTTGCATGTCGTGTTTCGCCTGCAAACTGAAGGGAGGCAAGAAGGGTGTCTGCTCTTTCAAGGACGACCTGCAGCCCATACTCCAGAAGGCTGTGGAGGCCGACGTACTGGTGTGCGGTTCGCCCAACTATTGTGGCTACCCCTCAGCAGCACTACGTGCCTTTATGGAGCGAATGGAGTTTCCCGCTGTCAACTACTCCGACTATTCCAAGCCCGTCATACTGAAGCGCATCTGTTCGGCCACCATCTATACGATGAACTGCCCTAATGAAGAAGTATATCGTCAGATGATCTATCATATCCTGATGGACGCCTCTGCCCAGCAACTCGGTGTGTTCGGCCCTACGAAAGTACTATGCTCCTACGACACATATCAGTTCCCGAACTACGACCGCTACGATGCCGCCACTTTCAGCGAGGTTCACAAGGAAGAGGTACGCGACACGCAATTCCCCATCGACCTCGAAAAAGCCTTCGAACTGGGCAAGCGACTGGTGGCAAAGGCCAAGGAATAA
- a CDS encoding acyl-[acyl-carrier-protein] thioesterase gives MYSLNYKVTTSTCDSERKLKLYSALQMMQDCSEMWIDSEPEVKDYFLQQNMAQLLATRQVEVIRVPDYKEELTVTTSVYGMKPMFGFRNTFIYDAQGNPCYKTWSMGAFVDKVAGKLKRVDDATIQSMKLEPQLEMNYKDRRIILPKTEGEVLEPIKVLRADIDYNKHLNNANYVRMAMELLPEDFVVSGLRVEYRVAAKLGDCLTPTIYKTADGIIISLSIGSEVSAIIEFNK, from the coding sequence ATGTACAGTTTGAATTATAAAGTAACGACAAGTACCTGCGACAGCGAAAGAAAACTGAAACTCTATTCAGCTCTCCAGATGATGCAGGACTGCTCAGAGATGTGGATCGACAGCGAGCCGGAAGTCAAGGACTACTTCTTGCAGCAGAATATGGCGCAGCTGTTAGCTACACGCCAGGTTGAGGTTATCCGTGTGCCTGACTACAAAGAGGAACTGACGGTGACAACCTCCGTCTATGGCATGAAGCCAATGTTCGGATTCCGCAATACGTTCATCTACGACGCACAGGGAAATCCCTGCTACAAGACATGGAGCATGGGAGCGTTCGTTGACAAGGTGGCTGGCAAACTGAAGCGTGTGGACGATGCGACCATACAATCAATGAAGCTGGAGCCGCAGCTGGAGATGAACTACAAAGACCGCCGCATCATCCTGCCAAAGACGGAAGGTGAAGTGCTGGAGCCGATTAAGGTGCTTCGTGCCGACATCGATTACAACAAGCATCTGAACAATGCCAACTATGTCCGCATGGCGATGGAACTGTTGCCGGAGGATTTTGTGGTAAGCGGCTTACGGGTAGAATATCGGGTAGCAGCCAAGCTTGGCGATTGTCTGACTCCTACTATTTACAAAACAGCTGACGGTATCATCATTTCCCTGTCTATAGGGAGTGAGGTGAGTGCCATCATTGAGTTCAATAAATGA
- a CDS encoding DUF1349 domain-containing protein, translated as MKIKNIMLMAAVATATLTGCGSRENKVETTDFVDDVKVALADSGRIDLNALQWTREPKAFEVKGDTIAITTAPHTDLWQRTYYHFQNDNAPVLQMKTKEKFFSFVVKTDFTQSHQRFDQCGIVMYLDSENWLKGSVEYENDEFQHLGSVATNKGYSDWATTAIPADVKTMWYRFSRREDDYCIECSTDGENFSHMRICHMYAAADEISFGIYACSPEESSFTALFSDMKITECVWKAHDGQQPDL; from the coding sequence ATGAAGATAAAAAACATCATGCTTATGGCAGCAGTAGCAACAGCAACTCTGACGGGTTGCGGTAGTAGAGAAAATAAGGTGGAGACAACCGACTTTGTGGACGACGTAAAGGTGGCACTTGCCGATAGCGGGCGCATAGACTTGAATGCTTTGCAATGGACGAGGGAGCCTAAAGCCTTTGAGGTCAAAGGTGATACCATAGCCATCACTACCGCTCCGCACACCGACCTATGGCAGCGCACGTACTATCACTTCCAGAACGACAATGCGCCCGTGCTACAGATGAAGACAAAGGAAAAATTCTTCAGTTTCGTGGTGAAGACCGACTTCACGCAGAGCCACCAGCGCTTCGACCAATGCGGCATCGTGATGTATCTGGATAGCGAGAACTGGCTGAAAGGTTCTGTGGAATATGAGAACGACGAGTTCCAGCACTTAGGCAGCGTAGCCACCAACAAGGGCTATTCTGATTGGGCTACGACGGCTATCCCTGCCGATGTCAAGACCATGTGGTACCGTTTCTCGCGCCGAGAGGATGACTACTGCATCGAATGTTCTACCGATGGCGAGAATTTCAGTCATATGCGCATCTGTCACATGTATGCTGCTGCCGACGAAATCAGTTTCGGCATATATGCCTGTTCGCCAGAGGAATCATCATTCACCGCCCTCTTTTCAGACATGAAGATTACCGAGTGTGTTTGGAAGGCTCACGACGGTCAGCAGCCGGACTTGTAA
- a CDS encoding flavodoxin family protein → MKVLLLNGSANKKGNTFTALTEIANKLEKNGVEAEIIQLGNKPVRGCIACGQCRMKRLGHCVFDDDICNRIVEKLNEADALIVGSPVYYGQPNGAVMVVLQRAFFSGAKVQDKPAAAVAVCRRGGASAAYQTLNLMFEMMNMPIVTSQYWNIAYGMAPGEVTQDTEGMQTMRTLADNMAWLLKKIHADDQPDYPEREPWQGMNFIR, encoded by the coding sequence ATGAAAGTATTACTATTAAACGGAAGTGCCAACAAGAAAGGCAACACGTTTACAGCACTCACTGAGATTGCCAACAAATTAGAGAAAAATGGTGTAGAGGCAGAAATCATCCAGCTGGGCAACAAGCCCGTCCGTGGCTGTATTGCCTGCGGACAGTGCCGGATGAAACGACTGGGACATTGTGTCTTTGATGATGACATCTGCAACCGTATCGTAGAGAAACTTAACGAGGCTGATGCACTCATCGTTGGCTCGCCCGTCTATTACGGTCAGCCCAACGGAGCGGTGATGGTCGTGCTCCAGCGTGCCTTCTTCTCGGGTGCCAAGGTTCAGGACAAGCCTGCGGCAGCAGTTGCCGTTTGTCGCCGTGGTGGTGCTTCGGCTGCCTACCAGACACTGAACTTGATGTTCGAGATGATGAACATGCCCATCGTGACCTCACAATACTGGAACATCGCCTACGGCATGGCTCCAGGCGAAGTGACACAGGACACCGAGGGTATGCAGACCATGCGCACATTGGCCGACAACATGGCATGGCTGCTGAAGAAGATCCACGCCGATGATCAGCCTGACTATCCTGAGCGTGAACCATGGCAGGGCATGAACTTTATCAGATAA
- a CDS encoding acyl-[acyl-carrier-protein] thioesterase — protein sequence MITNGKYRHTYTATASDITPLYRLTPNVMLMYFQDSFARLMTIHHVAAFDIVKQHRMWVITEVQMDIRPTVTYWSEDFTVEIWVSELTSLRIYCDFRIVRKDRSTSGRLQGKNEQLIASGTSRWNILNLDTKRLETTDFLVDKLTVVPELMTASHKKVRFPKPQSFDMQMGHRATRLDLDFNFHVSNRSYVTIALLTMPDEVLASQTLTSVIVHWLHETYLDETLTCHMSHIDDGSYLHTLTNAEDIVVCELMSRWQQQPAIPEVSEVLNRHL from the coding sequence ATGATTACAAACGGAAAATACAGACATACCTACACAGCCACGGCATCGGACATCACGCCTTTGTACAGACTAACGCCGAATGTCATGCTGATGTACTTCCAGGACAGTTTCGCCCGGCTGATGACCATCCACCATGTGGCTGCCTTCGACATCGTGAAGCAGCATCGTATGTGGGTCATCACGGAGGTGCAGATGGACATACGACCGACGGTTACATACTGGTCGGAGGATTTCACGGTGGAGATATGGGTGAGCGAACTTACTTCACTCCGCATCTACTGCGATTTCCGCATTGTCCGTAAGGATCGCTCGACCTCAGGTCGCTTGCAAGGCAAGAACGAGCAGTTAATAGCCTCTGGCACAAGTCGGTGGAACATCCTCAATCTCGACACCAAGCGATTGGAAACAACCGATTTCCTTGTCGATAAGCTGACAGTGGTGCCTGAACTGATGACTGCCAGTCATAAGAAAGTGCGGTTCCCCAAACCGCAGTCGTTCGACATGCAGATGGGGCATCGGGCAACACGTCTTGACCTTGATTTTAATTTCCACGTCAGCAACCGCAGCTATGTCACTATTGCCCTGTTGACCATGCCCGACGAAGTGCTGGCTTCGCAGACGTTGACATCCGTCATCGTCCACTGGCTGCATGAGACCTATCTTGATGAAACTCTAACTTGCCACATGTCTCACATAGATGATGGTAGTTACCTCCATACGCTTACGAATGCGGAGGACATAGTGGTCTGTGAACTTATGAGCAGATGGCAGCAACAGCCTGCAATACCAGAAGTCAGCGAAGTGCTGAACAGGCATTTATAA
- a CDS encoding alpha/beta hydrolase-fold protein has product MKKVMFLLAVGVMCLTACAQKKGGERGTRQGGRMVINKDSDSVFVALKQEALGKFKQLTFNDELTGKTMEYNLLIPEGAEAGQKLPLVLFMADASTAGKEVTAPLTQGYGALEFASDRDQKEHPSFVLVPQYTEWAVQDDWSTTDEVEMTIRLLQTLCKEYNVDTNRLYTTGQSMGGMMSFYFNITHPDLFAASLFVSSQWDTSKMQDFGKKHFFYVVAGGDQKASGGMRDLAKVLKENDARVDSASWSAKLPSAEQEKLAEKLIARDGNINFIRWEAGSVLPESGKGMEHMASFDYGYKIAAVRDWLFKQSK; this is encoded by the coding sequence ATGAAGAAAGTAATGTTTTTATTGGCAGTAGGTGTGATGTGCCTGACAGCCTGCGCTCAGAAAAAGGGTGGCGAACGTGGTACTCGCCAAGGTGGCCGCATGGTGATTAACAAAGATTCTGACAGCGTTTTCGTGGCATTGAAACAGGAAGCACTGGGCAAGTTCAAGCAACTGACGTTCAACGATGAACTGACAGGCAAGACGATGGAGTATAATCTGCTGATTCCCGAAGGTGCAGAGGCAGGTCAGAAACTCCCCTTAGTGCTCTTCATGGCTGATGCCAGTACTGCAGGAAAGGAAGTGACGGCTCCGCTCACTCAGGGCTATGGAGCATTGGAGTTCGCCTCAGACAGGGATCAGAAAGAGCATCCTTCATTCGTCCTGGTTCCCCAATACACGGAATGGGCGGTGCAGGATGACTGGAGCACCACTGACGAGGTAGAAATGACCATCCGACTGCTTCAGACCCTCTGCAAGGAATACAATGTAGATACCAACCGTCTATACACCACAGGTCAGTCAATGGGTGGCATGATGTCGTTCTACTTCAACATCACCCATCCCGACCTCTTTGCCGCCTCGCTCTTCGTCAGTAGCCAGTGGGACACTTCGAAAATGCAGGACTTCGGCAAGAAGCATTTCTTCTACGTCGTAGCTGGTGGCGACCAGAAGGCATCGGGTGGCATGAGAGACCTGGCAAAGGTGCTGAAGGAGAATGATGCCCGTGTTGACTCTGCATCATGGAGTGCAAAATTGCCGTCTGCGGAACAAGAGAAGTTGGCAGAAAAACTGATTGCCCGTGACGGCAATATCAACTTCATCCGTTGGGAGGCAGGAAGCGTACTCCCCGAATCGGGCAAGGGCATGGAGCACATGGCATCCTTCGACTATGGATATAAGATTGCCGCAGTTCGCGACTGGCTGTTCAAACAGAGTAAATAG
- a CDS encoding MmcQ/YjbR family DNA-binding protein, whose product MPPFYVMGHMFSFFDCNDFSVISLKCQPERIEDLKVEYDCIGNPYNESPKHWIGINPNSAPDDLLQELTRNSYEIVKAKYTKK is encoded by the coding sequence ATTCCTCCCTTCTACGTCATGGGACACATGTTTTCATTCTTCGACTGCAACGACTTCTCTGTCATCTCGCTCAAATGCCAGCCAGAGCGTATTGAAGACTTGAAAGTAGAGTATGATTGTATTGGCAATCCATATAACGAATCGCCAAAGCACTGGATTGGCATCAACCCAAATTCTGCACCAGACGACTTACTGCAGGAACTGACACGGAACTCATACGAGATAGTCAAGGCGAAATATACGAAGAAATGA
- a CDS encoding heavy metal-binding domain-containing protein, giving the protein MILSTTPQIEGHSIREYKGIVTGETIIGANMFKDLFAGIRDIVGGRAGAYEKVLSEAKDTSMQEMMQRAQAMGANAIVGIDIDYETVGADGSMLMVATSGTAVVI; this is encoded by the coding sequence ATGATACTCTCAACAACCCCACAAATTGAAGGTCACAGCATCCGCGAGTACAAAGGTATTGTGACAGGTGAAACCATTATCGGTGCTAACATGTTCAAGGATCTGTTTGCTGGCATCCGCGACATCGTAGGCGGTCGTGCAGGTGCTTATGAGAAAGTACTTTCCGAAGCCAAGGACACCTCCATGCAGGAGATGATGCAGCGTGCTCAGGCTATGGGAGCCAATGCCATCGTAGGCATCGACATCGACTACGAGACCGTCGGTGCTGACGGCTCGATGCTCATGGTAGCCACCAGCGGAACGGCAGTTGTAATCTGA
- a CDS encoding 4Fe-4S binding protein encodes MKKYRSSIILWLVFEAIAIWLWQATGNLFFLLNFSYIGFCIGFGGTLFAAGWKYAREFTQFGVGTYMLVFLGLICRENMQIEGLWYYLLSGVWGAGTLHYAIAKIFGPLLFGRGWCGYACWTAMILDLLPYKQHRTPRKSWGFIRYIMFGLSLAIVLLLFWLGKANAYTMFMLFVAGNIFYYAVGITLAILLKDNRTFCKYICPITVFLKPMSYYSLIRIKCDEDKCISCWKCLKACPMEVEANKNARIRKNATECILCQKCTKACPTKALSV; translated from the coding sequence ATGAAAAAATACCGCTCTTCCATCATTCTGTGGCTGGTATTCGAAGCCATTGCCATTTGGTTGTGGCAGGCAACAGGGAATCTGTTCTTCTTGCTCAACTTCTCATATATCGGCTTTTGTATCGGCTTCGGAGGAACCCTGTTCGCTGCGGGATGGAAGTACGCCAGGGAGTTCACCCAATTCGGCGTAGGAACTTATATGCTCGTGTTTCTTGGCCTGATATGCCGTGAGAACATGCAAATCGAGGGACTGTGGTATTATCTACTAAGTGGAGTCTGGGGAGCAGGAACACTCCACTATGCCATCGCCAAGATTTTCGGCCCATTGTTGTTCGGCAGAGGATGGTGCGGATATGCCTGCTGGACAGCTATGATCCTAGACCTACTACCATACAAGCAACATCGGACACCAAGAAAAAGCTGGGGATTCATCCGATATATTATGTTCGGTCTTTCGCTGGCCATCGTCCTGCTTCTGTTCTGGCTTGGCAAGGCAAATGCCTACACGATGTTCATGCTTTTCGTCGCAGGCAACATCTTCTATTATGCAGTCGGCATCACCCTCGCTATCCTGCTGAAGGACAATCGCACCTTCTGCAAGTACATCTGCCCCATAACGGTGTTCTTGAAGCCGATGAGCTATTACTCCCTGATTCGCATTAAGTGTGATGAGGACAAGTGCATCAGTTGTTGGAAATGCCTGAAGGCCTGTCCGATGGAGGTCGAGGCGAACAAGAACGCTCGCATTCGCAAGAATGCTACAGAGTGCATCCTCTGTCAGAAGTGTACGAAGGCCTGTCCGACAAAGGCTTTGTCTGTTTGA
- a CDS encoding glutathione peroxidase, translating to MAKIYDFKAQTSRGKEIDFSQFHGKVLLVVNTASKCGFTPQFAGLEELNQKYKDKGLVIIGFPCNQFKEQDPADDSKIEEFCQLNYGVTFQIMKKGDVNGPNAQPIFEYLKAQAPTEEYNGLKAKAAKTLFKAISKSVEKDSDIKWNFTKFLISKDGETIKRYAPTTEPKDFEKDIEAML from the coding sequence ATGGCAAAGATTTATGATTTCAAGGCTCAGACGAGCAGAGGTAAGGAGATTGATTTCTCACAGTTTCATGGTAAGGTATTGCTGGTGGTGAACACGGCAAGCAAGTGTGGATTCACGCCTCAGTTCGCCGGACTGGAGGAGCTGAACCAGAAGTATAAGGACAAAGGACTGGTGATTATCGGTTTCCCCTGTAACCAATTCAAGGAGCAGGATCCTGCTGATGACAGCAAAATTGAAGAGTTCTGTCAACTGAACTATGGTGTGACCTTCCAGATTATGAAGAAAGGTGATGTCAATGGTCCCAATGCCCAGCCAATCTTCGAGTATCTGAAGGCTCAGGCTCCCACCGAGGAGTACAACGGTCTGAAGGCCAAAGCTGCCAAGACGCTCTTCAAGGCTATCAGCAAGAGTGTGGAGAAGGACAGTGACATCAAGTGGAATTTCACAAAGTTCCTGATTTCGAAGGACGGTGAGACCATCAAACGCTATGCGCCAACCACAGAACCTAAAGACTTCGAGAAGGACATTGAGGCCATGTTATAG
- a CDS encoding MarR family winged helix-turn-helix transcriptional regulator has protein sequence MHEELRLDKQICFRLYTAARLITQAYTPMLNELGITYPQYLVLMVLWEQDSQPVNDIAHRLLLETNTVTPLLQRMEKLGIVVRKRGKEDKRQQIVSLTAKGKAMEEQAYAIIPTGMGKELKACPFQLDDYAKFASELDTIIETLKNKEK, from the coding sequence ATGCACGAAGAATTGCGACTCGATAAGCAAATTTGCTTCCGTCTCTATACGGCAGCACGACTCATCACACAGGCCTACACGCCGATGCTGAATGAGTTGGGTATCACCTACCCTCAGTATCTCGTTCTAATGGTACTTTGGGAGCAGGATTCCCAGCCTGTGAACGACATAGCCCATCGGTTGTTGCTCGAAACGAACACCGTTACGCCGCTGCTTCAGCGCATGGAGAAGCTTGGCATCGTGGTTCGTAAGCGTGGCAAGGAGGACAAGCGACAACAGATAGTATCGCTGACTGCAAAGGGCAAGGCGATGGAGGAACAGGCCTACGCCATCATCCCTACAGGCATGGGCAAAGAGCTTAAAGCTTGCCCCTTCCAACTGGACGACTATGCCAAGTTTGCCAGTGAACTCGACACGATTATCGAAACATTAAAGAATAAGGAGAAATAG
- a CDS encoding 4Fe-4S binding protein, giving the protein MAQKRFHRHFETPGLPLYWIIIAYIILGWFFPVIGLLAIICMIGPVVTSIFKGRWWCGHVCPRGNMYDRLLSKYSPHRPIPKFVRTFGFRLFMVFFIFTMFGIQLSFVPWSEGGLPMWAGIGKVFWTIIVMTTIVGVTLSFIYAPRTWCSFCPMGTISNWVAPKKAPLPKAFTNIHVSSACQMKCKQCARVCPMQLTPYDSRGEVIGYLHPDCLKCGKCVLACPTKIMTLKH; this is encoded by the coding sequence ATGGCACAGAAACGATTCCATAGACATTTCGAGACTCCAGGGCTGCCGCTCTACTGGATCATCATCGCCTACATCATCCTCGGCTGGTTTTTCCCAGTGATTGGCCTGTTGGCCATCATCTGTATGATCGGCCCTGTGGTGACGAGCATCTTTAAAGGTCGCTGGTGGTGCGGACATGTGTGTCCTCGTGGCAATATGTACGACAGATTGCTCTCGAAGTATTCACCCCATCGTCCGATTCCCAAGTTTGTGCGAACCTTCGGCTTTCGTCTGTTCATGGTGTTCTTCATCTTCACTATGTTTGGCATACAACTAAGCTTTGTGCCTTGGAGCGAGGGTGGACTTCCCATGTGGGCTGGTATAGGCAAGGTCTTCTGGACAATTATCGTCATGACTACCATCGTTGGTGTCACGCTTTCTTTCATCTATGCACCACGCACATGGTGTTCGTTCTGTCCAATGGGAACCATCTCCAACTGGGTAGCACCTAAGAAAGCTCCACTGCCAAAAGCATTCACGAACATCCACGTGTCGAGTGCCTGTCAGATGAAATGCAAGCAGTGCGCCCGCGTCTGCCCGATGCAGCTCACGCCCTACGACTCTCGCGGCGAGGTAATCGGCTATCTGCATCCTGACTGCCTGAAGTGCGGTAAGTGCGTATTAGCTTGTCCCACGAAGATTATGACATTGAAACATTAA
- the trxA gene encoding thioredoxin, whose protein sequence is MENIKDYQQYLRGYNYTGVTPVIIDFYATWCGPCQAMAPMLKRLAQEYEGRIKVLKVDVDKNQALAAAARIQSIPTLFFITKDGQIERQVGGLPFQELVRLAMRIM, encoded by the coding sequence ATGGAGAATATCAAAGATTATCAGCAATATCTCAGAGGCTACAACTATACAGGAGTTACGCCTGTCATTATTGATTTCTACGCCACATGGTGCGGCCCTTGTCAGGCTATGGCTCCCATGCTTAAACGTTTGGCGCAAGAATATGAAGGCAGAATCAAGGTTTTGAAGGTCGATGTTGACAAGAACCAGGCACTTGCAGCAGCAGCCCGCATCCAGTCGATACCTACGCTGTTCTTCATTACGAAAGACGGTCAGATAGAGCGTCAGGTCGGCGGTCTGCCTTTTCAGGAACTGGTAAGGCTGGCTATGCGGATTATGTAA